The genomic stretch GACGAATAGAGACGTCTGGGTTCGTGCCTCCGTGTTGGGGGATGCACCAGACGCCGTTGAACTGTTCGTCGACGGGAATTCGTTCGCCTTGCTGCCTCCGCCTCGCTACGAGCTGCGCTGGAGCACGGAGGCCCTGGATGAGGGAATTCATAGCTTTGCCGCGAGAGTCACCATCGGGGAACTCCGGATCATGAGCGATGCGAGCACGCTCACCGTGGACCGGACGGCACCGAGGCTTGTTTCGCAAACCCCCTTGCCGGGGGCTCAGACAGCATTGGTTCGCCATCCCATCCAGGCCGTATTCTCCGAGCCCATTGAGCCCGGCTCTGTCACGACAGACTCCGTGAAGCTCTGGTCGAATGGCAGCGAGGTGCCCGTGGAGCTGCTGCTTTCTCCAGAGCGTACTTCGCTGACGTTGCGGCCTTTGGGCTCCGCACCGGTGGATACGACGATGTCCGTGACGCTCACGGATTCGGTGACGGACGTCGCGGGAAACGCACTCATTACCCCTGTGGACTCCTGGGAGTGGACGTTCCCTGCCTATCTCGCCATGGGCGGTGGTCTTGCTGCTGAGTCTTCAGGATTTTCCACTGTGAATTTTCCGTCGCTTGGGTTCGACGCAGCGGGTAATCCCATTGTTGCGTTTGTAGATGGCGCCAGGCCTGGGAATTGGGGCGTCCATGTCAAGCGGTGGAATGGGATGTTGTGGGAACCGTTGGGAGAGGTGTTGGATGCGAATGGCGGTGAGACATATGTCTACGCATCTGTGCTCCAGGGTTCTCCGGAAGGAAACCCAGTCGTAGCCTGGACGGAAGGGACAGAGGACGGGCATATCAACGTTCATGTCCGCCGCTGGTCAGGAAGCCAGTGGACCGCTGTAGGAGGGCCTGTCGAGAGGAGCCTGTCGCAAGGAATGATCGAGGCTTTCCAGTTCAAGGCAAACGCTCGTGGCGACATGGCGATGGCTTTTCGGGAGAAGAACTCGAATCAGGAGTCCCAGGTATCCGTCTTGTCTTGGAGAGGCACTGCTTGGGTGCCGCTCGGTGGGGCCCTCAAGGTCGACTCCACATGGGACGTCTCCAATGTGGGGTTGCTGCTGGATGTGCAGGGACGTCCCATTGTCGTCTGGTCCGAGTTCAACCCGGGCTGGAGTGTCTCGAAATCGTATATCCACAGGTGGAACGGTGGTGCGTGGGAGTCCCTGGTGACGCCCATTGAAGGGCCACATCGCAGATATGGCCTGGATGGGGATGACAACCTGGTTCGGGCCGTCGCGTATACGGACATCCATGGGGCACAGGCTGATGGAGTCCAGCGATTTGATGAGGCTCAAGGATGGGTCAACCTTGGTGCGCCTGCCGGCGGCCTGTTTCCGGGGGCCACGGATGCGCTGATCGGGGGGCTTGACGTCGATACTCAGGGCCGACTGGTTGCGTTGCTGGGCGAGCCTGAGATTCCGGATGGGCCTTGGGTGACCTATCTCCGCCGCTGGGACGGCATCGCATGGGGACCGTTGGGCGGTTTGCTGCGCCCGCTGCCAGGAAGGATCCCCTCGGGTCATGGTGTTGTTGCGCTGGACGCACAGGACCAACCTGTCCTGGCCCGCATCGAGGCGGCCGAAGGCACTCCCCACCAGCGCCTCCTCTACGTCTACCGCGCCAACTACTGAGCACCCACCGATACCCCACCGCCCGCCCCACCTGTTCTCCAATGAACACGCACCGGCACTTCGGACCGTATTCGTTGAAGCGCGGGGTGGGGTGGGCACGTCGGGAGGGGCGTGTATAGATTGTTCAACGCCCGTTCCAACCCGAGAGGCGTCTGTCCCATGAAGAGCACGGCGATGACAGTCCCGGCAGAAGACATGCCAACCGCCAAGGAGTCCACGGCGGGCGGGAACAAGAAGCGCGTGCTCGTGGTGGACGACTTCGATGATGCCCGGGAGATGTACGCGGAGTACCTGGAGTTCGTCGGCTTCGAGGTGGACACCGCCCGCAACGGCGTGGAAGCGGTGGCGAAGGCCAGCGAGGGCGAGCCCGACATCATCCTGATGGACCTGTCCCTCCCCGTCATGGACGGCTGGGAGGCGACGCGGCGCATCAAGCAGGACTCCCGCACCCGGGACATCCCCGTCATGGCGCTCACCGGCCATGTGCTCGCGGGGAACGCGGAGCACGCCCGGGACGCCGGCGCGGACGAGTTCGTCGCCAAGCCCTGCCTGCCGCAGGATTTGGAGAACAAGATCCGAAACATGCTCAAGCCGAGCAAGGGGAAGGTCCGGGGCGGCTGACGCCCAAGGACAACGCCACTGCTCGGCAACGGACACTCCAGCGGCCCTGGCGTCCTGGAGTCTCCTCCCTCGCGGCCCGTTCAGTTGACCCCTGGCGGACGGATGCATAGGCACCGGGTGTGGGCTCTCCGGCCGCCTCGCCGCCTCCTGATGCGTGGACTCCTCCCCAGGAGTTCGACGAGTACCGCCTTGTGCGGGCCATCGGGCGTGGGCGCATGGGGCGGGTGTTCCTGGCCCATGACACGCTGCTCGAGCGCCCCGTCGCCGTGAAGTTCATCCCCGCCCTGGGGCCCAACGCCCTGGCGCGGTTCCTCGTGGAGGCCCGGGCGGCCGCGCGCATCCAGCACCCCAATGTCGTCACCCTCTACCGGGTGGGACAGTTGGAGGAGCAGCCCTACCTCGTCTCCGAGTTCATCCGGGGGATGAGCCTGGACCGGCTGCCCAAGCCCCAACCCTGGGAGCGCGTGCTGGCCATGGGGCGGGACCTGGCACGGGGCCTGAGCGCCGCGCACCGGCGCGGGGTGTTGCACCGGGACATCAAGCCGGGCAACGCCGTGCTCACCGAGGCTGGCGAGGTGAAGCTGCTCGACTTCGGCCTCGCGAAGCTCCTGGACCGGGCCGCGGGGGCGGGGGATGGCGCGCCGCCCGCTTCCGGGACTCCGCCGCCGGAGTTGCCTCCTGACCTGGATCCGGAGGCCAGCCCCAACCTGGGCGCGCGCTCGCTGGACGGAATCTTCCTTCCATCGCTGCCGCGCGGCTCGCTGGTGGGGACGCCGTATTACATGTCCCCGGAGGCCTGGGCGGGCGAGGCGCTGACGGCGCGCAGTGACGTGTACTCACTGGGCGTCGTCCTGTACGAGCTGTGCGCGGGCAAGGGCCCCTTCCGGGACGTACCGTGGCGCGAGCTCCCGGAGCGGGTGCGCCACCAGGATGCGCGCCCCCTGGCGCAAGCGGTGTCCGGCGTGGATGCCGGGCTCGCCGCCGTCATCGACAAGTGTCTGCGTCGCGAGCCGTCCGAGCGTTACGCCACCGCCTCACAGCTGCTCGATGCCTTGGACGCACTGACGCGAGACGACACCGTCCAAGCGGTGCCGGAGGGCAATCCCTACCGCGGCCTCCAGGCCTTCGAAGCAGAGCACCGCGCCGTCTTCTTCGGCCGCCGCCGCGAGCAGCGCGCGGTGCTGGAGCGGATGCGCTCGGAGTCCTTCCTGCTCATCACCGGTGACTCGGGCGTGGGGAAGTCCTCCCTGTGCCTCGCCGGGCTGCTCCCCGCTGTCACCGAAGGGGCCCTGGAGGACGGACGTCGCTGGCGCAGCGTGCGGCTGGTGCCGGGCCGCAGGCCCCTGGCGGCCCTGGTCGCTGCGCTCGCGCCCGTGCTGGAGACGGAAGAAGAGACCCTGGCCGAAGGCTTGCGCGCCGAGCCCACGTCCCTGGTGCGCCGGCTCCGCGTGAAGCTGGGGGTCCAGGAGGGGCTGCTCGTCTACGTGGATCAGCTCGAGGAGCTGGTGACGCTGGCGCCGCCGCCCGAGGCGGAGCTGGCGGGACAGGCCCTGGGGGCGCTCGCGGAGGGCGCCAGTGGCGTGCGCCTGCTCGCCACGGGGCGCAGTGACTTCCTCACCCGGCTGTCCGCCGTGCCCGGGCTGGGCGCGGAGGTGCCGCGCGCGCTGTACCTGCTGCGCGCCTTGTCGCCCGAGGAGACGCGGGAAGCCGTGACGGGCCCCGCCCGCGTGAAGGGTGTGCGCTTCGAATCCGACGCGCTGGTGGATGCGCTCGTCACCTCCACCCTGTCCGCGGCGGAGGGCGGCCTCCCGGTGCTCCAGTTCGCGCTGGCCGAGATGTGGGAGGCGCGCGACGCGGCGGCCGGTGTCATGACGCAGGCGGTGCTCGACTCGCTGGGCGGCGTGGAGGGCGCGCT from Myxococcus xanthus encodes the following:
- a CDS encoding Ig-like domain-containing protein, with the translated sequence MTNRDVWVRASVLGDAPDAVELFVDGNSFALLPPPRYELRWSTEALDEGIHSFAARVTIGELRIMSDASTLTVDRTAPRLVSQTPLPGAQTALVRHPIQAVFSEPIEPGSVTTDSVKLWSNGSEVPVELLLSPERTSLTLRPLGSAPVDTTMSVTLTDSVTDVAGNALITPVDSWEWTFPAYLAMGGGLAAESSGFSTVNFPSLGFDAAGNPIVAFVDGARPGNWGVHVKRWNGMLWEPLGEVLDANGGETYVYASVLQGSPEGNPVVAWTEGTEDGHINVHVRRWSGSQWTAVGGPVERSLSQGMIEAFQFKANARGDMAMAFREKNSNQESQVSVLSWRGTAWVPLGGALKVDSTWDVSNVGLLLDVQGRPIVVWSEFNPGWSVSKSYIHRWNGGAWESLVTPIEGPHRRYGLDGDDNLVRAVAYTDIHGAQADGVQRFDEAQGWVNLGAPAGGLFPGATDALIGGLDVDTQGRLVALLGEPEIPDGPWVTYLRRWDGIAWGPLGGLLRPLPGRIPSGHGVVALDAQDQPVLARIEAAEGTPHQRLLYVYRANY
- a CDS encoding response regulator, yielding MKSTAMTVPAEDMPTAKESTAGGNKKRVLVVDDFDDAREMYAEYLEFVGFEVDTARNGVEAVAKASEGEPDIILMDLSLPVMDGWEATRRIKQDSRTRDIPVMALTGHVLAGNAEHARDAGADEFVAKPCLPQDLENKIRNMLKPSKGKVRGG